A stretch of DNA from Mucilaginibacter daejeonensis:
TAAGGTTATTGTGCTTTTGGGGCACTCTCTTTGGTCTTTGCAGCAGCAGCTTTTTTGGCCTTGGCCGCATCTACGTAAGCCTTGAACATCTCGTGCCAGTTACGGCCATGGGTGTTCAGGTATTGCTCGTTCCTGGTCTTGTAGATCTCAAATATGGCCGATATCTGCTTCATGTTCTTGTAGTCCACCGCCTGCTCGCGTGCCTTTTTCAAGTTCTCGGTCAGCACCTTTTCCTCGGTCTCGGTCAGGTTAGGTACGATGGAACGGTAGCCGTTCATGGTGAACTCTACCTTGCCAATGGTATATTTATCGAGTATGGCCTCTACTTGCGGCTCGGTCAGGTTCTGGCGCAGCCCGGTCATCAGGGTCTCATGGATGGTCTTGGGCATGGCCGATATGGCGATCACCTGGCGGTCCAGTTCCGTAAGCGGTTGCCCGTTGGCCGGGTTGATCCCTGCGGGAACGGTAGAAGCCGGGTGCTCGTTGTTCCAGTCGCGGATGGCCTTGAGGTGCGTAGCGATAATGCCGGCAACGGCCTTTTCTTTGGCGGCGTCATTCAAGCTGAGCGATGCTACCCATTCGGCAGCCTTCTTTTCAGTGTCCTGATCGCTTTTAGCGCGGGCCTCGGCGGTCATGGCCGGGGCGGCCGGCTTATCGGTCTGTGCGTAAGCGTTAGCGCCAAGCAATAAGGCGATGGCGATAACGGTCAGTTTAAAATTCTTCTTCTTCATATCTCTATCTCGGTCATTGGTCTTTATAGGAACTTACAGGCTTGATCGGAAGTGGTAGTCACCCGAACCTGCCTCGTAAACTGCGTAACCATTATCGAACTTCACGAACTTCAAGCCTTCGGCCTCAGCAGCTTTTTTGCCGCCTTCCGTCACCGCATCGGCGGCTTTTGACGGTACCGATATCAGCGCCACCGAATTGGCCGGTATGCTGACATCCCAGGTGAAGTTGCTGCCTTTTTTCCAACTGCTTTTCACCAGGCCGTAGGGCGTTTGGTACGATGCTTTTACAAAGTCGAGGCCTTCGGGCAGGGTGGGCTTCATGATCACCTGCTTGAAGCCAGGCTTATCGATGCCAGCCTTGATGGCGGCGAGGTTCTGATAGTACCACACAACCAGGTCGCCCAACAACATCACGTGGTTACCCGAGTTCATACTTGGGTTAGCCGTATCGCCGTTCCAAAGCTCCCAAATGGTGGTGGCGCCGTGCTCGGCCATGTAGCCCCAGCTTGGGTAATCTTTATTGGTAGCCAATCGGTAGGCCAGGTCAGGGCGGCCGTACTCGGTCAGTCCACGCATGAGCCATTGCGTACCGATCACGCCGGTGGCAATGTGGTAGTTATCGGTGGTGGTGACGCGTTTCACAATGTTGGCGAACACGGCCTTACGGTTAGCCACAGGCGTGATGTCAAAGTATAGCGGCAGCAGGTTGGCGGTCACGGTGCCGTTATCATATTGCTGTGTTTGCGCGTTGTAGAATTTGGCATTGAACGCATCGGCGATCTTCGATTGCAAGGCACCGAACTCTTTAGCGTCCTCTTCCTTGCCGAACATTTTGGCAAAGCGTTTCATCAGAAACAGCATACGGTGGTAGTAGGCCGTAGCCAGTAATTGACCGTTGGTAGTGCGGCTGCTATCCTTGGCGTGGATCAACTCAGGCGATTCAGGCGGAACGCACCAGTCGCCGTATTTGTCTTTGGTGACGATGTAGTCCTTCATGTATTTGGCTTTCATGTAGTCGAGCCATTTTTTCATGGAGGCGT
This window harbors:
- a CDS encoding DUF3826 domain-containing protein, which produces MKKKNFKLTVIAIALLLGANAYAQTDKPAAPAMTAEARAKSDQDTEKKAAEWVASLSLNDAAKEKAVAGIIATHLKAIRDWNNEHPASTVPAGINPANGQPLTELDRQVIAISAMPKTIHETLMTGLRQNLTEPQVEAILDKYTIGKVEFTMNGYRSIVPNLTETEEKVLTENLKKAREQAVDYKNMKQISAIFEIYKTRNEQYLNTHGRNWHEMFKAYVDAAKAKKAAAAKTKESAPKAQ